TCGGCAGTTTCACGCGCTCTTCGTGATACAAAACCTGCGTGTCGAACGCCACTGCTTGCAGCGGCACGGCTTCGTCTGCGGCGTTGAAAACTTCGAGATCGCGCAACTCCGGATCGAACAGCGCTGCATACACTTCCGGCGTAATTTCGATCTGGTACGCGCTGCTTTCCGCGCCGGTCGTAAGCGGCCACGCGTAGGCGAAATCGCTGGACTTCGCCGCCATTGCATCGGCGCAGAATACTGCGAACACGACACCAACTAACGTGGTGCGATTCAGCGCAAAAAGCTTCATTCGCTATCTCCGTTTATCGTCGTCAATTTGCGCGGTGGCACTGGCGCAAAATAGCCGACCACCAGCAGCAAGACGCCGACCGCGAGGAACGACAAAATACCCGGCAAGTCGCCGAGATGTTGTCGATCGATCAGGATCAACTTGACCAGCACCACGCCCATCAAGGCTGCGCCGCCGATCCATACGCCACGAATTTTGCGCTTCGCGCCGAACAACATCGCCGCGATGCCGACCGCACTCCACACCAGCGACAGACTCGCCTGCGTGACGGTGGCATCGAACAGATGTTCATTCCATGGAAGGTTGGCGAGGAAATGCACGCTGCGCAACGTGATGGATGTCAGCAGTGCAAAACCGAACAGTGCAAATACGCGCAGGCCAGACTCCTGCGAGATCGCGCTTCCACTGTTGTGATCCGTGCGGCGATACCAGCGCAACATCAGCAACGCAACCAGACATTGCGCGAGTTCCAGCGGATTCAGCAGCGGCACATACGGCAGCGGCGTGGCGTGGCCTTCGACGAATAAACCGAGTAGCAGGAACAAACCAAGCACGATACCGAGCGTGGCGAGCAACGCTGTGCGCAACGAATCGCCCAGCACCGGCAACGGATAATGCACCAGCGATTTGCGTTCCAAAGTTAGCCAGAACAGCGTCGCGAACGGCAGTAATCCGGCCAGCACCACCCAAATCGGCGCGAGCGAAAAATGCACATCGGCGAGATGGCCGAACTCGGCGCCCAGCAGCAAAACCAGCGCCCAGAGGAAAATGAACTGCAGCACGCTCATGCCCTTGCTGAGTGCGGGCTGCAAGTTATGCAGACTGCGCAGCGCAGCCAGCAGCCAGATCGCCCACACCGGTATCGCATAACCTTCGAGCGGGCCGTGTTGTTCGAAGGCGATGATGCCGATCATCGGCAACGCCAGCGGGAAGATGATCACCGCCGGCAGCGCGCAATCCTGCCAGCGCAGGCGACGCAGCAGCTCCGCGCCGATCCACGCACTGACCGAGACAAAACCGAAGGCCCACAGCGTTTTCAGATTCTCCGCGGCGAAGGTGTGGATTTCGTTGCCGCCGAGCAGATACCACCAGCCCAGCGCCCACCAGAACATCGCGTGACTGAGTGGCGCTTTGCTGTCGCGCAGGCTCAACAACCGCGCGCTGACAAATCCGGCCAGACTGATCAGCAACGCGCAAAAAAACGTGCCGTTGAAAATCGCCTGAGTCTCGTGCACCGGCACATGCCCGGGATCAAAATGCAGCGCAAGCGAGCACGCGGCAGCGAGCTGCAATACATAGCCGATCCAGCGCGGCAGACGTCGTTGCTGGCGTAGTCCGAGCCAGACCAGCGCCGCGCCTTCGAGCGCCCACGCGCAAGCCGTGGTGCGTGCCGATAGCGCCAGCGGCACCGCGAGCGTGGCGAAACCCAGCGCGAGCAGCGCGTGTGATTCGCCGAGCAGCTTGAGCGAGAAGCGACGCAGCAACACCCACGCCAGCGTGGTGTAAACCGCCGCCGCGATCACCGCGCTGAAAGCCAGCGTCAGGCGATCACCGTGCAGCAATCCGGCGAGCAGCGGGAAGGCAATCAGCGGCGTGCCGAACACCAGCGTGGAGTCGATGAAGTCGCGACGATCCGGCGCTTGGCGCAGCGCATACAACACCGGGATCGCGAGATAAAAAAGCCAGAACAGAATCAGGAATGGCTCAGTGCTCGCGAGATTTTGCGGCTGGTAACTCAGTACGCCCCAGGCGCTGCCGATGCCGAAGGTGAACGCGAAACCGATCAGGTTCAACACGCGCCACGGCTTGCGCCAGGCGATGCCGAGAATCGCAGCGTTCAACAACGTGTAATACGAGAACAACGCCACATGACTGCCGCCGCCGGTCGACACCAGAATCGGCGAGAGAAATCCGCCGATGATGCCGAGCACCGCCAGCGCGATCGCGTCCTGCAACACGGCGAGTACGCCGATACCGACGACCAGGATCAACAACAAGGCGAACGCCGCGCCGCTCGGAATCAGGTGATAGACGCGGAATGCGCTGAACACCAGCATCATCAGGATGCCGATGCAGCCGCCCTGCAGACTCAGCGCGAACGAACGGTTCTGTTCGCGCTTGCGCCACGCAAACACCAGCGCGGCCAGCGTTGCCGCGGCGATGGCGGCGAGGCGCAGTTCGATCGGCAGGCTCAGCCAGCCTTGATCGGCGGCGTATTTGATCAGCGCGGCGACACCGGCGAACAACACCAGCACGCCGATCTTGACCGGCACATTGCCTTCGGTGAACCAGCGTTTGATCGCGCTGATGCCGCGCTCGATGGAATCCGGCTCGCGGCGGACGACCGGGCGTGGCGTGGTTGGTGTCGCCGCGCGATGGGCATTTAGCGACGGCACCGATGCGGCAGTTGCATCGGGCGCGGACGTTGCGGCGATGGGCTGATCGGCTTGTATCGATGTCGGCGGCTGCGGGATATAAACCCGGGCCGGGATCGGCGCGGTGACATTCGCAGACGGGATTGCTGATGGGAAATCGAGGTCGGCCGCTGGCTCGTCGCGCAATGTCAGCGATTGCGCCGCGGCATCGGAACGCGCCTTGTCGGAATCCATCGATTTGCTGATGCGCGCGTTACGCAGCGCAATCAGATCACGTTCGAGCTGGCTTACGCGTGTGGCGAGAATGCGCCAGCGCGCGATGAACAATCCGCTGATCGCGCCGAACACCACGCCAGCGCCCCACGCCTCGTTTTGAAATATTCCGCCGCACAAGATCGCGCCGAAAATTGCGCCGACCAGCAACAATAAAAAGCTCATGTGTTATTCCCCTGTGAGACCGAATCGTGCCGCAACGGAACGAACCCGGTGTTTCCATCCTGCGAAACCAGCATTACGACAAACGAGCATACGACGGGACATTGTCGATGAACCCTTGCGACATCGCCCGCGAAGATAGTATCAATACAGCGGCGGTTGCTGTTCGGGGCGCGACTTGAAGCGTTTGTGCACCCACAGATATTGCGCCGGCGCCTCGCGCACCATGCGTTCGATCGCGGCATTGATTCGTGCGGTATCGACGGCGACATCGCTACTCGGAAAATCCGTCAGCGGTGCTTCGAGCCGCAGCACATAACCGCCATCGGGCAGGCGCCGATGAAAAAATGCAATCACAACCGCACCAGACAGTCGCGCGAGGTGATGGGTTGCGGTGATGGTCGATGCCGGCACGCCGAAAAACGGCGCGAACAACGCATCCTTGCCGCGCATGTCCTGATCCGGCGCGTACCAGATCGTGCCGCCGGATTTGAGATGCTTCACGGTGGCGCGAATCTGCTCCTTGGTGAACATCGCATCGGCGTAACGCAGGCGCGCGCGCAGCACCGCCCACTCGAACGCGGCATCGTCCATCACGCGATACATGCCGGCGATGCGGATGCGTTGTGACACCAGCCGCGCGCACAGTTCGAGATGCGAAAAATGCGCGCCGACCAACAACACGCCGCGCCCAGCGGCGCGTGCAGCTGCGAGATGTTCGAGGCCTTCGATCTGCACCGGCACGCGCGCGATGGCGCGCGTCGATGCCATCCACGCCAGCGCAAACTCGACCAGCATGAGGCCGAGATCGCGCATATTGGCTTTCAGCAAATCGGCACGTTCTTGCGCCGACATTTCTGGGAAACAAATTTCGAGATTGCGGCGCGCAACGCGTTTGCGCGCCGGCAGCAGCATCGGCAGCAGCGTGCCGAGCGCATGACCGAGGCCGAACAACACGCGATAAGGCAAACGTGCGATCAGCCAGATTACGCCGAGCGCGAGCCAGCTCGGCCAATAGCGCGGCGAGAGCAGGGCGGCACGCCACGGCGGCGCGGGCGTGATGGAAGCGGGCGGGGTAGAGTCGGCGGCAGGCATGCATGGATTGTATGCGGACGCGCGTCTTTCGTGCGTGGCCGCCGCGAATCAGGCAACGATGTGCGGGCGCGTGGCCGTTATACTGGCGCCATCTATGCTCAATTCCATGCTCACACGCTTCTTCTACACGCTGACGATGTACCTGCTGACGCCGGTGATCGTGTATCGCCTTGCTTGGCGCGGTTTTCGTTATCGCGAATACCTCGCGCGTTGGCGCGAGCGTTTCGGTTTTTTTCCAGACCCGAAATTTCACGACAGCATCTGGATCCATGCCGTCTCGATGGGCGAGGTCAATGCCGCGGTGCCATTGATCGAGGCGCTGATGCGCCGGCATATCGGCTCGACGTTCGTCATCACCACGGTCACGCCGACTGGATCGGAGCGCGTGCGCAAGGTGTTCGGCGAGCGCGTGTTTCATGTCTACCTGCCGTACGATTTGCCGGCCTCGATCTGCCGTTTCCTGGCACGCGTGAAACCGCGGCTGGCGGTGATCATGGAAACCGAAATCTGGCCGAACCTGTTCATGGAATGCCACAGCGCCGGCGTGCCGATCGTGGTGGCGAACGCGCGGCTTTCCGAGCGCAGCCTGAAAGGTTACGGCCCGATCCGGCCGCTCGTGCGCATGGCGATTCGCAGTGTGAGTTTTGTCGCCGCGCAATCGCAACTGGATGCCGAACGCTTGCTTAGCATCGGCGCGCGACCCGAGCGTTTGCGTGTGGTCGGCAACCTGAAATACGACATGGCGGTGCCGCCCGAACTCGCGCAATGCGGTCGTGATTTGCGTAGCGGCTGGGGCGCGCATCGGCCGGTATGGATTGCCGCGAGCACGCACGAAGGCGAGGAGATCGCCGTGCTCAAGGCACATACCGAAGTGCTGCGGCGTTTTCCGGATGCGCTGCTGCTGATCGCGCCGCGCCATCCCGAGCGTTTCAAGCCGGTGGCGCAGGCGTTTCGCAATCTCGGTTTCGCCACGCGCACGCGCAGCGAGGACGATACTGCGGACACGTCAAGCCAGGTGTTTGTGGTCGATACGCTGGGCGAATTGCTGAACTATTACGCCGCTGCGGACATCGCGTTTGTTGGCGGCAGCCTTGATCGCGTCGGCGGCCACAATCTGCTTGAGCCAGCCGCGCTGGCGGTGCCGGTAATCGTCGGTCCGCACACCTTCAACTTCGAAGAAATCGTCGCCAGCCTGGCGCAGGCGCGCGCGATGATCGGGATCGCCGACGCCGAGTTGCTCGGCGATGCGGTGCTGCATCTGTTGTCGCATCCCGATGAACGCGAGCTTATGGGGGAGGCCGCGCGCCAGGTTTTCCAGCGCGAAAGCGGCGCGGTCGATCGCAGCATGGCGATCATCGAGGATGCCTTGCACGGTACCGCGCCGGGCGGTCTGAAAGCCTCTGTTCGTCAGCGCAAACTCTGACGCAGAGCACTGATCTGCCGCAGCGTTATCGATGGATCATTCGAGCAGCGAGTTCACCGCTTCGAGATCCTTTGGCGCGATGCTGCCGGCCGAATCCTTGAGCCGCAGGCCGTTGATCACAAATCCGTGGCGCGCCTGTGAATAATCACTCTGCGCCTGCAGTAGACCTTGCTGGCTTAACAACACATCGACGATGGTGCGCGTGCCGACTTCGAAACCGGCGCGGGTCGCATCGAGCGCGCTCTGCGCCGAAACCACTGCCTGCTTGCGCGCTTGTACTTCGCTGATGCCGGCGACCACTGAACGATACGCGGTGCGCGTCTGATGCACGACCGTACGGCGTTGCGTTTCGAATTGATCCTGGGCGGTGTCGCGATCGGCAATCGCCTGACGCACGCGTGAGGAAGTAAAACCGCCGGTGAAGATGGGAATATTCAAACTCACGCCGAGGCTGGTATCGCCACTCAAACCGTTGGTATGGCCACTGAAACCCGAACCGGATTCAAACTGACTGCCGTTGCCCCAGCTCGGGATATCCGAACGCTGGAACGATGCGGTCAAGGTAGGCAGGTGGCCCGAGCGCTGGGTCTGGATCGAATATTCGGCGGCATCGACGGTGTGCTGACCCGACGCCAGTGCGGGATTCTGCTTCAACGCAAGCGCCACCCATGCTTCCGGATCGCTTGGCGTTGGCGCTTCCATCGGCAGGTTGTCGCGTAGATGTTTCAGGTCGCCGATCGGCTTGGCAATGATTTCGGTCAACGCTTCGCGAGCGTCATCCACCGCATTTTTCGCATCGATGGTACCGGCCACGGCGGAATCGTGTTTGGCGCGCGCGTCATGCACGTCGGTGATCGCCGACAAGCCGACTTCAAAACGTTGTTCGGCTTGATCGAGCTGACGCGCCAGGGCTTTTTCATTGGCTTGGGCGAACAGCAACGCATCTTCCGCAGTAAGTACGGCAAAATAATTCGTGGCGACACGCAGGATCAGGCTTTGTTCGGCGGCGGTGTAGTTGCTTTCACCGGCGTCAGCGCTAGCGTGAGCGGCGTGCAGCTGCGACAGCTTGCTGAAATCGAACAAAGTCTGGTTGGCCTGCAGCACGTAACGACGGCTGTAGGTGAGCGCGCTGGAACCGAACAATCCAGTGCCGATCTGACCGTTGATCACGCTCAGGCCAGTCGAACTCTGGCTGCTGTCATCGCGCAAAATACCGGCGCTACCGCTGATCTGCGGCAACAAAGCCGAGCGCGCTTGCGCCACACCTTCACCAACACTGCGTTTTTGCGCTTCGACGGTGGCGAGGGTCGGATCGGCGCTGCGTGCAATCTGATACACCTGCAGCAGATCTTCGGCGGCGGCGAAGCCAGGCAGGCTGGCGCATAGCAGGGCCAGAGTGAGCGGTGGGAGGCGCAGTCGTTTGAACATGTCGGGTTTCATCCTGATGGCAGTGGATTGCTGCCGAGCCCAAGCTTTACAGCGTAAAGCGTTTCGGTGGCGCGGCATTGGTGAGATACGGAATATCGGTTTCCAGCAAACTTTCTTCGCTCCATTGCTGCGCATCGATTCGCGTGTACAGCATCGCCTGTTGCACCGGCGATTGACCGACGATCGCGAACAAACGTCCGCCCGGTTTGACCCAGTCGCGGAAACGCTGCGGCACGGTGGCTACGGCGCCGGTCACGACGACCGCATCGAACTGGCGCTGCGGATCGAAACCCAGCACCGCTTCGGCAGTTTCGATGCTGACGTTGGCAATGCCTTGTTGTTCCAGCCGTGCGCGAGCAGTGGCGGCGAGATCGGCGTGTTGCTCGATACTCACGACCGAGTCTGCGAGCATGGCCAGACACGCGGTGACGAATCCCGAGCCGGTACCGATTTCGAGCACGCTCTCGTTGCCGGTGAGTGCCAGCGCTTGCAGCAGGCGGCCTTCGAGCACCGGTTTCAGCATTACCTCGCCATGCGCCAGCGGCAGGCAAAGATCGGCGAACGCGAGATTGCGATGTTCGGGCGCGACGTAGTCTTCGCGTTTCATCGCGGCGAGTACGGCGAGTACACGCGCGTCGAGAACTTCCCACGGTCGCACTTGCTGCTCGACCATGTTGAAACGCGCCAATTCAATGTTCATGGACATGCGGTTGAGTTCCAGCCAGGGCAAAAAGGCTTAAAAGCATAGAGCCACGCCCGACTCTGGGCAAATATTGACGTTGAAACAAACACCATTCGCTGTATGGACGCATGCTGGCGCGGCTTGGTTGCATCGTTGCAGTGACAATGCCTGTTCCCGACATTCGGCCCGTGGTGAAACGTGTTGCGGGCTTTGCCCAGTGGCGCTTAAGGTCGCTTGTCGCGCGTGTTTGCCAAAGTGCCGGAAGTCATTGCAACTTTTATGCGCTCAAACGCATCGGTGCCGAACTGCGCGTGATCTGCGCCAGCGGCAAGCGCGTAAGTTCACGCTCGACGGCACTTTCCAGACGCGCATTGACCGTCGATAAAACGTTCATGCCGACCCGTTGCGCGGCGCGCGTGCGCACCACCATCTGCCAGCCGAGCCAGCGCGCAAGAGTGCCGAGTTCGCTGCGGCTGAGTCGATACAGGCTGCGCTCGGCGGCAAGCTGCTGCATGTCGGCGTGCAGATCGAAATCGGTGTCGTTTTCGAGCAATGCGGCAAAGGCGCGTTGCGCCTGTTTGTAGCTTTCGCTCAGAGCGAGCGGATAGGCGGATCCCATGATGGGTTGATTCCCTGGCAACGGTGGAGAAGATGAAGCGCTGACGCGCAAGACAGCCACTCGCTGCGGCGCGATTGATGTTAAGTCGGGGTGAACAAGAAGCATTTCAATGTGCCTTTGGAATCATTTTTGTAAGCAAATGTTGCTCGTCGCGTGAGTGCGGCGGCGGCACGCGGAACCACGCCGCATACAACGCCGGCAAGAACAACAAAGTCAGTGCCGTGGCGACCAGCAGCCCGCCCATGATCGCGACCGC
The sequence above is drawn from the Pseudolysobacter antarcticus genome and encodes:
- a CDS encoding DUF2339 domain-containing protein encodes the protein MSFLLLLVGAIFGAILCGGIFQNEAWGAGVVFGAISGLFIARWRILATRVSQLERDLIALRNARISKSMDSDKARSDAAAQSLTLRDEPAADLDFPSAIPSANVTAPIPARVYIPQPPTSIQADQPIAATSAPDATAASVPSLNAHRAATPTTPRPVVRREPDSIERGISAIKRWFTEGNVPVKIGVLVLFAGVAALIKYAADQGWLSLPIELRLAAIAAATLAALVFAWRKREQNRSFALSLQGGCIGILMMLVFSAFRVYHLIPSGAAFALLLILVVGIGVLAVLQDAIALAVLGIIGGFLSPILVSTGGGSHVALFSYYTLLNAAILGIAWRKPWRVLNLIGFAFTFGIGSAWGVLSYQPQNLASTEPFLILFWLFYLAIPVLYALRQAPDRRDFIDSTLVFGTPLIAFPLLAGLLHGDRLTLAFSAVIAAAVYTTLAWVLLRRFSLKLLGESHALLALGFATLAVPLALSARTTACAWALEGAALVWLGLRQQRRLPRWIGYVLQLAAACSLALHFDPGHVPVHETQAIFNGTFFCALLISLAGFVSARLLSLRDSKAPLSHAMFWWALGWWYLLGGNEIHTFAAENLKTLWAFGFVSVSAWIGAELLRRLRWQDCALPAVIIFPLALPMIGIIAFEQHGPLEGYAIPVWAIWLLAALRSLHNLQPALSKGMSVLQFIFLWALVLLLGAEFGHLADVHFSLAPIWVVLAGLLPFATLFWLTLERKSLVHYPLPVLGDSLRTALLATLGIVLGLFLLLGLFVEGHATPLPYVPLLNPLELAQCLVALLMLRWYRRTDHNSGSAISQESGLRVFALFGFALLTSITLRSVHFLANLPWNEHLFDATVTQASLSLVWSAVGIAAMLFGAKRKIRGVWIGGAALMGVVLVKLILIDRQHLGDLPGILSFLAVGVLLLVVGYFAPVPPRKLTTINGDSE
- the lpxL gene encoding LpxL/LpxP family Kdo(2)-lipid IV(A) lauroyl/palmitoleoyl acyltransferase — translated: MPAADSTPPASITPAPPWRAALLSPRYWPSWLALGVIWLIARLPYRVLFGLGHALGTLLPMLLPARKRVARRNLEICFPEMSAQERADLLKANMRDLGLMLVEFALAWMASTRAIARVPVQIEGLEHLAAARAAGRGVLLVGAHFSHLELCARLVSQRIRIAGMYRVMDDAAFEWAVLRARLRYADAMFTKEQIRATVKHLKSGGTIWYAPDQDMRGKDALFAPFFGVPASTITATHHLARLSGAVVIAFFHRRLPDGGYVLRLEAPLTDFPSSDVAVDTARINAAIERMVREAPAQYLWVHKRFKSRPEQQPPLY
- the waaA gene encoding lipid IV(A) 3-deoxy-D-manno-octulosonic acid transferase gives rise to the protein MLTRFFYTLTMYLLTPVIVYRLAWRGFRYREYLARWRERFGFFPDPKFHDSIWIHAVSMGEVNAAVPLIEALMRRHIGSTFVITTVTPTGSERVRKVFGERVFHVYLPYDLPASICRFLARVKPRLAVIMETEIWPNLFMECHSAGVPIVVANARLSERSLKGYGPIRPLVRMAIRSVSFVAAQSQLDAERLLSIGARPERLRVVGNLKYDMAVPPELAQCGRDLRSGWGAHRPVWIAASTHEGEEIAVLKAHTEVLRRFPDALLLIAPRHPERFKPVAQAFRNLGFATRTRSEDDTADTSSQVFVVDTLGELLNYYAAADIAFVGGSLDRVGGHNLLEPAALAVPVIVGPHTFNFEEIVASLAQARAMIGIADAELLGDAVLHLLSHPDERELMGEAARQVFQRESGAVDRSMAIIEDALHGTAPGGLKASVRQRKL
- a CDS encoding TolC family outer membrane protein, encoding MFKRLRLPPLTLALLCASLPGFAAAEDLLQVYQIARSADPTLATVEAQKRSVGEGVAQARSALLPQISGSAGILRDDSSQSSTGLSVINGQIGTGLFGSSALTYSRRYVLQANQTLFDFSKLSQLHAAHASADAGESNYTAAEQSLILRVATNYFAVLTAEDALLFAQANEKALARQLDQAEQRFEVGLSAITDVHDARAKHDSAVAGTIDAKNAVDDAREALTEIIAKPIGDLKHLRDNLPMEAPTPSDPEAWVALALKQNPALASGQHTVDAAEYSIQTQRSGHLPTLTASFQRSDIPSWGNGSQFESGSGFSGHTNGLSGDTSLGVSLNIPIFTGGFTSSRVRQAIADRDTAQDQFETQRRTVVHQTRTAYRSVVAGISEVQARKQAVVSAQSALDATRAGFEVGTRTIVDVLLSQQGLLQAQSDYSQARHGFVINGLRLKDSAGSIAPKDLEAVNSLLE
- a CDS encoding protein-L-isoaspartate O-methyltransferase family protein yields the protein MSMNIELARFNMVEQQVRPWEVLDARVLAVLAAMKREDYVAPEHRNLAFADLCLPLAHGEVMLKPVLEGRLLQALALTGNESVLEIGTGSGFVTACLAMLADSVVSIEQHADLAATARARLEQQGIANVSIETAEAVLGFDPQRQFDAVVVTGAVATVPQRFRDWVKPGGRLFAIVGQSPVQQAMLYTRIDAQQWSEESLLETDIPYLTNAAPPKRFTL